The genomic window AGTCCAGGTAAAGCCCAACTGCTGCTAGTGGGGCAGTATTCTGATGCATCACATTATTGGCCTCCTCAGGCCAGAACTTTCCTTTCTCCCGTCTCAGTGACCAGACTCCATGCTTAGGAAGCTCCTCCCAGCTCTCTCCTATCCGAGTGTCCCTCACAGTCTCTGCCAGTACCCCCACCTCCCAGTCCAGCCCATCCCACACCTGCACCTCCCAGTAATGCCGCCCCAAGGCAaagccctccctgcccaccaCGATGGGAAGCTGGCACTTGATGTTGGAACCCTGATCAGAAGGTTCGTGATGGACTGTTCTCCGGTCAGGGGACAGGGCGAGCTCAGGGTGTTTCCATGCTACATCCAGGGTGATGGGCACTGGGAAGACAGAGGAGGAGCCATTAGTTACAAATAGCAGAGAATCCCAGACACCGACATCCTTatgaggagaaggacctgctGTCTTTCAGAGTGAGCTTTAGAAATAGAGCTCCTGTTCCCAGGTCAGGTTGGAGTTCAAACTTGGCTTCTAGCCTGAGGGCGATGCCAATTTCCTGGCAAGCAAGGAATGACAGCTTCATTCCCAAGTTGGCTGCTCATGGTTCAGTACTGTGGGACCCGTACCATGGGTGTAGCTAAACCCAAGGGAGATGCCAACACTTGTCCATATGCCACTGCTCAGCAGTGTTTTGGCCAACTTGTTCCAGAAGGAACAAGGGGGCTTGCTCCAAGCTTTGACACCTTGACTTAGCTTCTAACCCTTCTGTCAGATTACATGTCCACAGACTTACCCATGTAGCTTCGAGCCTGTCTGaactctgtttaaaaaaaaaaaaaaatagaaaacacaaatcaaaagcaaagagGCTGTATTCAAAGGCCAAAATGCCCATGATGGATCCATGTCCCTTTTTCATTTGTGGAGCAGTGCTCTCCCATGCCTGAGGTACCTCACAAGTGAAGGAGTAAACCTTCTGTCCTGTCATTAGTCAGGACTGGAGGAGTACCCTGCTATGTGGACAGGGCATGGCCCAGGCCTGCCACTGAGGAAAGCTTATGATATGGGACAAAGGAGAAGCTTCTTGGTGATAATGGGAGCTGAGCATGGCCTTCACATGTGTTCGTAGTGGTCTAGCCTGCAGGACTTGCATTTTATGCCCCGAGTGCCCCCCCCAGATAGATCAGGCAGCTTATGGACAAGTTCTCTAATCCTGCAGCACGCTGACTGGTGTGGGAAATGGTGGATAATAATTCATTGTCATTTTGAGTCCCCATTGAGTCCGTCTGAGCCCTCAAAGAGGAGCTCACTGTTTGGAGTACAGTGTTCTGCTAGGACTGTGGGGTCAGGGGAAGGTGCTGCTCCCAACCACTGACAGACTTGTATttaaagagacagagaaaaggaagatgccTTGACTTACCTAGTTCTCTGCTTATTGcatctgaaagagaaacatggAGTGTTATGTGCTTGGTCAGCGAGAGGGAGCTACCACTACTGGGTACTGAGAGCTACCCAGGGAGACAAATAATGACCACAGGGCCAGATAACTGGACTTCATCTATCACTAACATCTGTCTGGAGCATCAGGACACAGACAGCTTGCATCTATGTCTGTTTTCAACAATGGCAACatactatttattttctcccataATTGGTCTCTTACCACATCGAGCCTGCAGTATGTCATAttctgcaagagaaagaggagaaaaacacctttgctttctgtgttgaggatttgaagaagaaatttcAGATCTTTCTGCATCAGATGTGCATGGTCTGAAGGGACAGTGGAGTGATTTCCCCTCTGAGCATGGTGCCCTGAGTGTGCTAGGTAAGCCTGCACCCACTCTATTTTTGTGAGGTGAATTCTAGTGATGGCTGCAGGCATGGATTTTGTTCTGCAGATGCCTTGCCCACAATTTCTTCAGTGTAAGCTTGTTATGGGAATGAAAAAGAGGATGTGAAAGGAAAGGGCAGGTTGGAGGAGGTCTACGGTGAGGAAAGGTGGATGCCTGGCCTGGGAGAAAGGTTAAATGATAATGACTACATAAACCTGGGAAAACTGGAGTGGGACTTTCTCAGTGTGGAGAGACTAATTTTACTGTACCTGCATTTGAAGTCGTTCTCTCACATTCTGTacagcaagggaaaaaacacaaatgttagACATTGAGTAATGGCTTGACATCCATAAGCCTCTTCACAGAAGCCTCTGGAGGACTGAAACTGATGCGACAGAGGTGGTCATGGCCCTGACAGAGGTCAGCCTCAGAACACTCAGTCCCTCAGTCCTGTAGACAGATGGAGatgggtttgtttttaagccCCCTCCTGATGCCTGCACTCTCTCTTCTGTTACCCAGTAATGCAAGGAGGTTGCAGGTTCCCTCAGTGCTTTCAGATATTGGGAACTAAGACATCCTTCCCTGGTCAGTTGGGGACTTGGGAAAAGGGATCTGAGCTGTCCAGAGGGTCATGTTCCTTGTGCTTGTGCTAGCTGAAGGGATGACAGCAGAAGGGATTTCAAGGCACATCATAGGAAAATGTCCAGGGAAAGGAACTGACATCTTCCTGTGGAAGCCAGTGAGCCTAAAAAGCTcctaggaaaataaatgtttttcatattttcacaaACTCTTCAGCTGAGATAAGAGCATGAGTATCTTAGCTTTCCTCTGTGAATGCAAGGAAATCTGTTTCCAGATGAAAGATGGATGGTAATTGTGACTGGTTGTTGAAGTGGGTACTTACAGATGGAGAACTCCCTTACCTTGATTTTTAAGAGTCTCTTCTtcacccttttttttcttagaggtCCTCTGTTTTGCTGTAATATTCAAAGAAGCATATGAAATACTGAAGCACAGAGGAAATATCTGAAGATCACATGTAGCTTGTATgtgaaaaaaacatctgaattCACTTGGGACAGGTCATAGCATGTTGGGTGTCATGGGGTTGTATAAACACATCATGCTGGGGATAGGGTAGAAGAAACAAATAACTTGTATTTAGCTGAACCATGtcatattttatgaaattataGTGGGTtttggttatttattttattattttattttattttattttatttttattttattttattttattatcttattttatttcatttattattattttttttacattcttttccACTCTATTATTGGCCATATTTTATCACTGAGTATTCTTTGACGGTTCCAGCATAGTTACCGTGTAAAGATCAGGAGTATTGGGCTTAGCTTCTTTAAATTTTGCAACTTATGATAAATAAACAATCTCCATTCCCTACCTTGAACTCTGACTGGCTTGAACCCTTTAGTATCATGGGGTCAGGCGGGGGCAACTGAAATAAAGGCCACTTTGCACAGCAGTAGGACTGTGGCCACACTACCAGCTGAGTGCAGACTTCTTGCACATCTTGTGGCGTGTCTCTGTGCAGATATATCTACACCCACAGGTGCCTAACATGGTATGGATGAAGGGCCaagctcttttgttttgttcagtgaCCACTTTGTCTCCAAGAGTAGGTTTCATtgaggcaaataaaaaaaaaaaaaatcttacctcTAAATAACAGAAGAGCGCTCACAGCAGATATAAGAAGAGTTAAAGTCAGTAGTATCCAGAATGCAAGGATCCATGCAGATGTACGAGGAAAAGCAGcacctttgaaaagaaaatctttgagTTTCACCTTGCAATGTGCAATTGGGAGGAATCACTTTGGGATCATGTCAGTTCTTCTCCAGGAACTGCAGAGTTGAGTTGACCTGTTCAGATCAAAATCTCAGCTTTTGGAAGAAGATGGAGAAGTGAATTCTACCCTAAAATCATCAGGCATTTTTCCTCTGGATCACAGAGGTTAGAAGTGTCCATAAAGACAAGCTAATTCCTCTGAGCTGTGGTAAGCGTTACAGAAATGTATGGATGGATGAGCAGTGATCTGGGACTCCTGGGAGTGTTTTCACCAGTCCCTTGGGCATCTaacctttttaaatataaatctgAGTGCCTACCCAGGAGTTCCCTTAGAACTGATGTAAGAAATAGCCACAAACCCTACCTTCTGGGACAGAGCCGGCCTTCTCTAGAGAATGGTACAGCATTCAGGCCAAGAAGGACCCTTCCCATTCCTCACTACAGCCTGTCCAGCCTGCAGTTGGGCATGGTGGTTTGTGATCCATTTAGCTGGACTGCAGAACTATTATCTTCCCTGGCACTGGAAAGCACCTTACAGAGCTTCTAGGACAAAGGATATCGTTACAGCAAAGGCTTCTCAGGACactgagtgatctccctgcccttatctcaacccttcagccttttcttcatattttctccccctttccctttgaggaggggaagtgagagagctgttgtggtggagctcagctgcccagccgagtaaaaccaccacagatgtGACTCACTTGAGAGGCGCACTGTAGTTTTCTCAGCCTGTGCCAGGTAGTTCTGGATCTGACAGGTGACTTCTTCCACTTCCTGTCCTGTAACTGTGACTCGACTCAGCACACTGAAGAGCTTCTTGCTGTCCTGATGTATTTCAGTGTCCGGAGACAGCATCTGCTTATTCTGAACAACCCACTCGACAGTGGGTTTGGGGAACCATCCATGTGATCTGCAGGCAAGCTCAATACCTTGTCCTCGGGGGCCCAATATTTCAAAGAATACTTCACTTGTACCTTAAAAGCAAGAGTTTGTTAGTGAGAGGAGAGTGTTTCCAATAAAAGCAGCTCTAGCTGGGATTTACAACTCCTGTTTAATACAGAGTTTGGCTCCATTTCCTGACAGTTTCTCTTAGACTAGACCTTGAAATGCTCCTCTGGGATCACAGATCCTCTCTGCTATGTATGCCAGCTTGTCCTTGACTAAGAAAAAGACACAATGCTGGATGGGTCTGCCTCTCAGCTCCCTACCTGGCACAGAGAAGATGTATGTATTTACTGTTACTTAGTAATTAGTAATTTACTGTTACTTAGTACTGTTGTTACAGAATCTGTATGACTCTTGTCCAATTTTGAGGaagtggaaagaagaaaacataaaaactgtAAAGCATGCACAGCTTTTTCCCTGGCATCCCAGTTCATGCTAGCATGAAGGAGTGGGCATTGATGGTCACTGTATAGGGACTGTACCAAAACTGCTCTAGTGTGAGGGTGTGGGATGCACCACATGCATATCGTAGTCAGACCCCTGAGTACAACCATTCACACCAGCACAATAGGACTTATGTGTCCATCATGTGGTCTCACATCTCCCCAACAGTGATTACTGAAGCTATCTAACCCTACACTTGTCACAGTAAAGCTGAGAGCAGGGATGAAGCCTGCATAGGAACTCACCCTGATCTCTTGGCTGTCTTAGCAAGCTATCCCGCATGCTCCACTTCTCCTTGTAATGCAACCACTTTTGAACATGCATGGTGAAATCTCTCAAGAGACTCAGGGAAGCACTTTATGCTTTGAGAGATTAAAGCTCCTTCCTTGCCTAAAACTAAAAGCGACCCTCCTTGGGCTGGCCAGGTTGCTAGTGCCCCTAGTTGCCTCCCGTGCAGTGAGTGGCACATGGGTTGAACTCTTCCCAGCCCCTTGCCAATCTCTCAGTCTCTCAGTGTCTCTGAATCAAAGAGTTAAATCAGATCAAAAGTCGGGTGCCATGTGGCCCACTGGATCACATGACTGGTCAGATTACATGATGGATCATACGAGGGGGGATCAGCTGGGGGGCAGTGTACTTCTGAatagcttttttccttctgtaaaaaCCCTACCCCTTTCACAATCCAGCCCACAAAAATCTCCAACCTGCAATGCTGAGCATAGTGGTTGTGTCAGCACTCCAGTCCTTGGAATTCACAATGCAGCTGTACATTCCTTCATCTGCTGGCAGCACATTCTTCAGTGTTAGGGACACATTCCCAGAGGCAAGTCCATCTTTTGGCAATTCAGTCCTCCCCACGTATTTCTGCCCTGGTTTGTCAACTGTGTTCCTCCGTACGTAGACATCTTCTATATGCCCATCTGTGATTTTCTTCCATTGGACTTCAATGTCATACAGTGGCTTCGTGGAAGAGACATTGCAGGGAAGAACTATGTCCAGGCCAACAACCCCAAACACATTCCGGGGAGAGATGACCTCAAAATTTTCTGTAGGAACCAAACTTGAGTAAGCATCTGGCTGAAATCCATCAGAAAAGGTACCAGTATGAATGGCAAAGAGCACTGGGACAAACATTTATGCCTTCCCCAGAGAATATATAGCACTTCCAAGTTGGAAATCTTCATTAGAGAGTATTCTCTTTTCAGTTAAATCTGAAGGCTGGGAAGCAACACATCAGAACAGAAATGTCTGAAACAATGAgatgaagaaggagaagaaggagaaggagaaggagaaggagaaggagaaggagaaggagaaggagaaggagaaggagaaggagaaggagaaggagaaggagaaggagaaggagaaggagaaggagaaggagaaggagaaggagaaggagaaggagaaggagaaggagaaggagaagaaggagaaggagaaggagaaggagaaggagaaggagaaggagaaggagaaggagaaggagaaggagaaggagaaggagaaggagaaggagaaggagaaggagaaggagaaggagaaggagaaggagaaggagaaaggaaaaagaaaaagaaaaagaaaaagaaaaagaaaaaggaaaaggaaaaggaaaaggaaaaggaaaaggaaaaggaaaaaaaggaaaaggaaaaggaaaaggaaaaggaaaaggaaaaggaaaaggaaaaggaaaaggaaaaggaaaaggaaaaggaaaaggaaaaggaaaaggaaaaggaaaaggaaaaggaaaaggaaaaggaaaaggaaaaggaaaaggaaaagaaaaggaaaaggaaaaggaaaaggaaaagaaaaagaaaaagaaaaagaaaaagaaaaagaaaaagaaaaagaaaaagaaaaagaaaaagaaaaagaaaaagaaaaagaaaaagaaaaagaaaaagaaaaagaaaaagaaaaagaaaaagaaaaagaaaaagaaaaagaaaaagaaaaagaaaaagaaaaagaaaaagaaaaagaaaaagaaaaagaaaaagaaaaagaaaaagaaaaagaaaaagaaaaagaaaaagaaaaagaaaaagaaaaagaaaaagaaaaagaaaaagaaaaagaagaaaaaagaaaagaacctaGGGGATCTTTTGGGGAAATGACTGTTTTCCATTGGAATAacatttgaaaagcatttttaatgatATGAGGAAAACTGTTAgcatgtttgcttttatttatagattaaataaaaagtatttattttattttatttcatttcatttcatttcatttcatttcatttcattatcttTGTAATATTTACTCATTTGTTCTCTcactctcttcttttttctttttcttttttcttttctctggagCAAAATGTAAACTGGAAAAGTGGAAGCCCAAAGTGGTGAAAAGTATGGAGAAAATAGGCTCTTAAAAGTGGAATAAGAGAGGAttctttggaggaaaaataacaacaacaacaacaacaaaattgctTAAAAGAATgtacagaaacattttgtcCAACTTTCTATCCTGCCTTGGCCCTTTCCAACCTATGTCACCAGCAGTGAGGCAGCTGTATCAATGCAAACTGCCCATGTAGACTTGGAGATGCTCTTGCTGCTTTGGCAAGGGCAGATGTGGCAGAGCTGGGTTGGGTTAGGGCTACCCCATCTCCAACAAGGAATATAAACTCAGGCTGGAAAGAGGCAGATTCCCAAACATCAAACTGACAGGGCAGCTCTGGCTCTTTTGGAGTTAAGAGGAAGTCTTCTCAGGAGACCATGACCTTCGTCTTGTGCACTTCTTATCACCTGCAGACTTTAATCCCTCAGGAATTAGAAGAGTTTATGTAAGTGTTACCTGATGAGACGGGGATGGCTGCTAGCAGTGCCACAGTGAACAAAAGCCATTTCTTCTGCTCCATGACTGCAGTTGCATGTGTAGAATGATCATTCAGCTGACCTGAAAGAGACACAGAAGGGAAGTATAATAGAAGGGAAATCTGTCCTAAACATAGGACATCTCTTAAGTCATACTAACACGCCTTCCAAAGCACTCAAGCAGTTGAGTTTAAATGCCAAGAAAACCTATGCCTGTCCAGATGTCTCAATTTAGATTTCAGCTTCTGAGAATTTCTTGCAGCCTACCGTGCTCCCAGAAAGTTATGAGGGTGTatgcaagaaacagaaaaattcaaCCCAGCCCACactgttttctgcaaaatttGATGAACACATGAATTAACACACCAGTTTAAATCTCTGGTCTGAGTTTCACAAGTCTCTTCGTCCATGCTATGAGATGGgtaaagaaagagggaagaaatgttatttagcaGCTTCTGTACATGGGTTTACAGGAAGGGAAACTATCCTCTTTGCTATCGTGAAGACACTGCTCCCTGAAACAATCAGACTTCAGAGTGAAATCAGAACCTCTCTTTCAACTTCACACAAGATTTCATGTAACTAATTATCACAGCCAACCACATTCAGCTCTGACACAAACCTGAGATAATTTAGGGCTGCAGCAGGGTCAACTTTGGTGCCCTGTGCTAGAAAACATACCCTTCTCTGGTCTCTGGCCTCTTTGTGGAGTTTGACATTTCCAGTACATGGTTGACTGTCCCTGTCTCAGTCCCCATAGCAACATTTTTAGTATGATATCTTTACTACTTTACTACAGTtaaatattctgtgtttttttctttaagtgggTAGCCCTTAGCTCTCTGTGGTACATGGAGGGAAATGGGCCCTTCTGGATCCCAGGTCATCCAGGAAGCCAAAGATCATGCTTGCACCACAGAATGAGATGACACTGTTGAGTGTATCGTCCACATCCCCATGAATTTCACAGGTAGGTCAGGCCATTGAATGTAACACTGCAACTGGCACTAAATTTCATAAACATTCATCAACTTCATCGATGCTGAATCTTGCTCTTGCCACTCTCCAGGAGTTTTCATGGGATTTGAGATAAACTAAATTGGCTCTTTCCAGATAATTGGCACACAAGAAACTAGAAAATGTTATTGAAGACATTAATTTAGAGACCTAATATGGGAAAGGGATTAACCTTGCTTAGAGATGAGAGCATTGCT from Anser cygnoides isolate HZ-2024a breed goose chromosome W, Taihu_goose_T2T_genome, whole genome shotgun sequence includes these protein-coding regions:
- the LOC106049344 gene encoding butyrophilin-like protein 9; the protein is MEQKKWLLFTVALLAAIPVSSENFEVISPRNVFGVVGLDIVLPCNVSSTKPLYDIEVQWKKITDGHIEDVYVRRNTVDKPGQKYVGRTELPKDGLASGNVSLTLKNVLPADEGMYSCIVNSKDWSADTTTMLSIAGTSEVFFEILGPRGQGIELACRSHGWFPKPTVEWVVQNKQMLSPDTEIHQDSKKLFSVLSRVTVTGQEVEEVTCQIQNYLAQAEKTTVRLSSAAFPRTSAWILAFWILLTLTLLISAVSALLLFRAKQRTSKKKKGEEETLKNQECERTTSNAEYDILQARCDAISRELEFRQARSYMVPITLDVAWKHPELALSPDRRTVHHEPSDQGSNIKCQLPIVVGREGFALGRHYWEVQVWDGLDWEVGVLAETVRDTRIGESWEELPKHGVWSLRREKGKFWPEEANNVMHQNTAPLAAVGLYLDFEQSTLSFYNAGVSGRILEVSIEASVKLYPFLRPGLGKVGEKGKPLSINHNTGWDYPQKMQYNMVHGNHT